A single genomic interval of Coccidioides posadasii str. Silveira chromosome 1, complete sequence harbors:
- the ERG26 gene encoding erg26, C-3 sterol dehydrogenase (EggNog:ENOG410PG64~COG:G): MAPERKIELGSVLVVGGCGFLGTHIVDHLLNFPSEDSGSTSRITGANGEPDKRFSYPQLRGRYPIYKNTKVSVADLRTTNNRLPGADYYDADVLSIESLLEVFRAVKPDVVIDTVSLMLEGNKELIYNVNVNGTRNLLEVAGGMRGDWGGKCKAFVYTSSSSVVHDTTSDLIHVDERWPKITGKLQQEYYTETKAIAEDMVLDFNGTSPSGMLTVAIRPAGIYGERDTTLTFKMVEHAAKSSQRILNFQLGDNNNLFDFTYVGNIAYSHMLAAELLLETKKRTEAGAAAPLDYERVDGEAFNITNDSPVYFWDMARTIWALMDRYVEPHQVFELSESTLTVVGGILETVFGLFGKKPRLTRREVRYSCMSRYYSCNKAKVRLGYRPIVRLDEGVARAVGYLLEKDSNLRAKKEL, from the exons ATGGCACCCGAACGTAAGATCGAGCTGGGCTCCGTCCTCGTTGTCGGCGGTTGCGGTTTTCTAGGCACGCATATTGTCGACCACCTCTTGAACTTCCCTTCTGAAGATTCTGGCTCCACGTCTCGCATCACCGGTGCCAACGGCGAGCCCGATAAACGGTTCTCATACCCCCAGCTCCGAGGCCGGTACCCGATCTACAAGAACACGAAGGTCTCTGTTGCTGACCTGCGCACGACCAACAATCGGCTCCCCGGCGCGGACTATTATGATGCTGATGTGCTATCCATCGAATCCCTACTCGAAGTGTTCCGCGCCGTTAAGCCCGATGTTGTGATTGACACTGTATCGCTTATGCTGGAAGGGAATAAGGAGTTGATCTACAATGTGAATGTGAATGGAACGAGGAACCTGTTAGAAGTTGCTGGAGGGATGAGAGGAGACTGGGGTGGGAAGTGTAAAGCTTTCGTGTATACCAGCTCTTCGTCTGTGGTGCACGATACGACGAGCGACTTGATACACGTTGATGAACGATGGCCGAAGATTACAGGCAAGCTGCAGCAAGAGTACTATACAGAGACCAAG GCGATCGCCGAAGATATGGTTCTAGATTTCAACGGCACCTCACCCTCTGGCATGCTTACGGTTGCCATCCGCCCGGCAGGCATTTATGGCGAGCGTGACACCACGCTTACCTTCAAGATGGTCGAACACGCCGCCAAGTCATCCCAGCGGATCCTCAACTTCCAACTCGGCGACAACAACAACCTCTTCGATTTCACATACGTCGGCAACATCGCCTACTCCCACATGCTGGCAGCCGAGCTTCTCCTCGAGACCAAGAAGCGCACTGAAGCTGGCGCAGCCGCACCCCTCGATTACGAGCGGGTTGACGGTGAAGCCTTCAATATCACGAATGACAGCCCAGTGTACTTCTGGGATATGGCACGGACAATCTGGGCACTGATGGACCGCTATGTCGAGCCTCACCAGGTATTTGAGTTATCGGAGAGTACGTTGACCGTGGTCGGGGGTATACTTGAGACGGTGTTTGGCTTGTTTGGGAAGAAACCGCGCCTGACAAGACGAGAGGTCAGATATTCGTGCATGTCGAGATACTACTCGTGCAACAAGGCCAAAGTGCGGCTGGGCTACCGGCCGATTGTTCGTCTTGATGAGGGCGTGGCGCGGGCAGTTGgttatcttttggagaaagATAGTAATCTACGAGCGAAAAAGGAGTTGTAG
- a CDS encoding uncharacterized protein (EggNog:ENOG410Q5CI~COG:T) — MAWRAGRILHGRLHSFQLEKPLTKSSTVFKARVLPKSTGSTPQCRAVIKTAYERYKLADLKREYRVYSIESIRKSKPIRALLGTIDDFDSTPNLADPTPGAEPWMAFEWMDHSLVDFDPKYFKQHPRILQVASKSVLKALATYKELNLIHTDLKHENILISNIDSEEPTVKLADLGATIPDGFNDERIQPIACRAPKVWRGKGCFHASDVWSLGVTLTDCLSPASIFGIHDDPLGVGEHWAVAKLFRLFNSLPSPVDRYRESEWELAEKLVDPQYGYMKVGTIDKEIRKLELPEIMVDFIMSLLVVDDEKRPTAQEALKYPFIHAEF; from the exons ATGGCTTGGCGAGCTGGAAGAATACTTCATGGGCGGCTACACAGCTTTCAACTCGAGAAACCGCTGACCAAATCCTCCACGGTCTTCAAAGCCCGTGTTTTGCCCAAATCAACTGGTTCAACTCCACAATG CCGGGCTGTGATCAAAACCGCCTATGAGAGGTATAAGCTGGCAGATTTGAAGCGGGAATACCGGGTCTACTCCATAGAGAGTATCCGCAAGTCCAAACCCATCCGCGCATTGCTAGGCACCATCGACGATTTTGACTCCACACCAAACTTAGCCGACCCAACGCCTGGAGCCGAACCATGGATGGCCTTCGAATGGATGGACCATAGCTTGGTGGACTTCGATCCCAAATATTTCAAACAGCATCCTAGGATCCTGCAGGTAGCTTCAAAGAGCGTTTTGAAGGCTCTCGCAACTTACAAGGAGCTGAACCTGATTCATACAG ATCTCAAACAtgagaatattcttatctCGAACATCGACTCAGAAGAGCCTACGGTAAAGTTGGCAGATCTCGGAGCAA CAATACCGGACGGCTTCAACGATGAAAGGATACAACCCATAGCCTGTCGAGCACCAAAGGTATGGAGAGGCAAGGGCTGCTTTCATGCCTCGGATGTGTGGTCTCTAGGTGTTACT TTAACGGATTGCTTATCCCCTGCTTCCATCTTCGGCATACACGATGACCCTCTAGGAGTAGGTGAACATTGGGCCGTCGCGAAGCTCTTCCGCCTATTCAACAGTTTACCTTCCCCTGTTGATAGATACCGCGAGTCAGAATGGGAGCTGGCCGAAAAGCTAGTTGATCCACAATACGGTTATATGAAAGTCGGTACAATAGACAAGGAAATCAGAAAGTTGGAGTTGCCAGAAATCATGGTTGATTTTATCATGTCCCTACTTGTCGTGGATGATGAGAAGAGGCCAACAGCTCAGGAGGCATTGAAATACCCGTTCATTCATGCCGAGTTTTGA
- a CDS encoding uncharacterized protein (EggNog:ENOG410PMFP~COG:S): MSHLLARKKSASSLRRKRSGLSSLKATSNTPSDQKPREEKSAPYQDPRYSILLETKGSYMDKSELDITDASKRLCRTLLEKEQTVPKDSLFHDDTFDKACRKLQDKNEARVIQDISRLIVPSAEKCATFGAKTLDVLVESVNEGWNNSIPVVGPRPQPDYAVGFRRAAFTEDQLSKIKPILGDVMDLSFFMATYYMYFPFLTCEVKCGAAALDVADRQNAHSMTLSVRAIVELFRLVKREQELHRQILAFSISHDHRTVRIYGHYPVMKGKETTFYRHPIRTFDFTELDGKEEWTAYKFTKNVYDIWMPMHFDRICSAIDQLPPDFDFEVPPLLQSGLSQDLESHHLSRLEQESLSEECGSQLDNVDPADIPDTSFSGQ; this comes from the coding sequence ATGAGTCATCTACTTGCGAGGAAGAAGTCGGCATCTTCCCTTCGCCGCAAACGATCAGGGCTGAGCTCTCTTAAGGCTACCTCCAATACACCAAGCGACCAAAAGCCGAGGGAGGAGAAAAGTGCGCCATACCAAGATCCACGTTATTCGATTCTTCTTGAAACGAAGGGCAGTTATATGGACAAATCCGAACTGGATATCACAGATGCCAGCAAACGCCTCTGCAGAACATTGCTCGAGAAGGAACAGACTGTCCCGAAAGACTCATTGTTTCATGATGATACGTTTGATAAGGCCTGCCGAAAATTGCAAGATAAAAACGAAGCTAGGGTCATTCAAGATATTTCTCGACTGATTGTTCCTTCTGCAGAGAAATGTGCTACATTTGGTGCCAAAACCTTGGACGTTTTAGTCGAAAGCGTCAATGAAGGCTGGAATAACTCCATCCCCGTTGTTGGCCCTCGTCCGCAGCCTGACTATGCTGTGGGATTTAGGCGCGCTGCATTCACGGAAGATCAACTTTCGAAGATCAAGCCCATTTTAGGTGACGTCATGGACCTGTCTTTCTTCATGGCCACATACTACATGTATTTTCCATTCCTAACATGTGAAGTGAAATGTGGTGCTGCAGCACTTGATGTGGCGGACCGACAGAATGCTCACAGCATGACCCTTTCGGTCAGGGCAATTGTGGAGCTCTTTCGGCTTGTAAAGCGAGAACAAGAGCTCCACCGGCAAATTCTGGCATTCTCCATCTCCCACGACCATCGAACAGTAAGAATCTATGGCCATTACCCTGTGATGAAGGGTAAAGAGACTACCTTCTATCGCCACCCTATCCGCACTTTCGACTTCACTGAACTAGATGGCAAAGAGGAATGGACAGCATATAAGTTCACCAAGAATGTCTATGACATATGGATGCCAATGCACTTTGATAGGATCTGCTCGGCCATTGACCAGTTACCGCCCGATTTCGATTTTGAAGTCCCGCCGCTTCTACAATCTGGACTTTCGCAAGATCTAGAGAGTCATCATCTCTCGCGACTGGAGCAAGAATCTTTATCGGAGGAGTGTGGCAGCCAGTTGGACAATGTTGATCCAGCTGATATCCCGGACACCTCTTTTAGTGGACAATGA
- a CDS encoding uncharacterized protein (SECRETED:SignalP(1-27)~EggNog:ENOG410PIDJ~COG:Q~BUSCO:6197at33183) — MEQFYLHLLVLLVLSILLRFLIAPGHAPEEPPLVSSRIPFIGHLIGLARYGNRYYVRLSAQSQLPAITINIFRQKIYLIYSPGLLAAAQRHAKYISFEPFAALAIKRAAGIKGNGPIVSSSSEKGRSSFDKQMKDAVHSVLLGEAMIGITHASVAAIKKSVDDLRSTEVVDLLTWCRHVLTMATTDSIYGPMNPYRNREAEAAIWEFDSGLGKLILNFAQRFIAREAYQAREKLVKRPLEYFEKCGYINASSFVQRRLEVERKAGTTLEDIARLETLMVLPLLSNSAPSTFWVLFDIFSRPDLLEEIRKEIVQNALQFKPCDDSMGKPKQMYTLNMNNIRDKCPLLVATWQETLRLRANTASVRFVSKDTKLNDTYLLKANSIVQTPAKVLNVDPNIWGPDAHLYNPSRFLDTRASPGAGGDRKRDRRWNGLMTFGASPWTCPGRHFATAQILALVSLLVMKFDISPVVGDWVSPRINHRSMALAISIPAEGLMVNVVTRKEVKGIDWEFQMMEGKGKFGLIVG, encoded by the exons ATGGAGCAATTTTATCTCCATCTCTTAGTTCTTCTTGTTTTGTCCATCCTCCTACGCTTCCTCATAGCCCCAGGCCATGCGCCTGAAGAACCGCCACTGGTTTCTTCCAGGATTCCCTTCATCGGGCACCTCATCGGTTTAGCACGATATGGAAACCGATATTATGTCCGCCTTAG CGCGCAGAGCCAGCTACCTGCTATCACAATCAACATCTTCAGGCAGAAGATTTACCTCATATATTCTCCCGGTCTCCTAGCGGCGGCCCAACGTCACGCCAAATATATATCATTCGAGCCATTTGCGGCGCTCGCTATAAAACGGGCTGCTGGAATTAAGGGAAATGGGCCTATAGTATCGTCGAGTTCTGAAAAGGGGAGATCCAGTTTTGACAAACAAATGAAAGATGCTGTTCATTCTGTTCTGCTTGGAGAGGCAATGATAGGAATCACCCATGCATCCGTAGCAGCGATCAAAAAGAGCGTAGATGACTTGAGATCCACGGAGGTGGTGGATCTCCTTACCTGGTGCAGGCATGTCCTCACCATGGCCACAACCGACTCTATATACGGACCTATGAATCCATATAGAAATCGAGAGGCTGAAGCTGCAATATG GGAATTTGATTCTGGCCTGGGAAAGTTAATACTGAATTTTGCCCAAAGATTCATCGCCCGAGAAGCATATCAGGCGCGGGAGAAACTCGTGAAACGGCCCCTTGAATACTTCGAAAAATGTGGCTATATCAACGCGTCGTCGTTTGTGCAACGAAGATTAGAAGTAGAAAGAAAAGCCGGCACGACGCTTGAAGACATCGCCAGGCTCGAAACTTTAATGGTCCTGCCGCTTCTGAGCAATTCTGCCCCGTCGACCTTTTGGGTGCTCTTCGACATTTTCTCTCGACCAGACTTGCTCGAAGAGATCCGCAAGGAAATTGTCCAAAATGCCCTTCAGTTCAAACCATGCGACGATTCGATGGGCAAACCAAAACAAATGTACACCCTTAACATGAATAACATCCGCGATAAATGCCCCCTCCTTGTCGCAACATGGCAAGAAACACTCCGCTTGCGTGCCAACACTGCCTCAGTGAGGTTTGTTTCCAAGGACACAAAGCTGAACGATACATACCTCCTCAAAGCCAACAGCATCGTACAAACGCCTGCGAAGGTGCTAAATGTGGATCCAAATATATGGGGCCCTGATGCGCATCTTTACAACCCCAGTCGCTTCCTTGATACCAGAGCCTCTCCTGGCGCAGGCGGCGATAGGAAACGCGATCGAAGGTGGAACGGGTTGATGACCTTCGGGGCCTCCCCATGGACATGCCCTGGTAGGCACTTCGCCACTGCGCAAATCCTTGCCCTCGTTTCCTTGCTCGTGATGAAATTTGATATCTCGCCCGTTGTTGGAGACTGGGTTTCCCCGCGCATCAACCACAGGAGCATGGCTTTAGCAATTTCAATTCCAGCAGAAGGCTTAATGGTGAATGTTGTTACAAGAAAGGAAGTTAAAGGTATTGACTGGGAATTCCAAATGATGGAAGGAAAAGGTAAGTTTGGGCTTATTGTTGGGTAG
- a CDS encoding uncharacterized protein (EggNog:ENOG410QE88~COG:O~BUSCO:7271at33183): MANQAILRIGREISQLQQGTDLSLAVACQEEDIRNVRAMIIGPAETPYEFGFFEFSIRFPKDYPASPPKVESVTTNGGRCRFNPNIYACGKVCLSILGTWRGESGEQWSSAQGLESILISIQSLLSSNPYENEPGYEDARAESDLRAMDKYIEKIHHESLRVSVVQRLEDALGIQPDGTVISPSGNLSDDPDEDEDEKPPFEPFHDLCKRRVLWYYESYINIIKEQETKNSVGTRFERMPFEGGGNTMDGRFNYPDLKQRLVRIKDCIIQETDGWAAEGLKAKSNDARISVSLQRQYEQITEDLKAKNNFTVDISLEDGNPFVWQLTYFGRPMTHLDGGIFRIKICLSPHFPEAQPRVFVQTSLFHHRVSKDGVLCYFCRKTEDMKSHVEAIVAALEDESPRYDPRATVNPEASNLFWGSPDQKKQYTRLLRRSVQRSIEE; this comes from the exons ATGGCCAACCAGGCTATCCTTCGAATTGGCCGG GAAATCAGCCAGTTGCAACAAGGAACAGATCTAT CATTGGCTGTGGCTTGTCAGGAAGAAGACATTCGCAATGTCAGAGCCATGATAATCGGACCCGCTGAGACTCCATATGAGTTTGGCTTTTTTGAG TTTTCCATTAGATTTCCAAAAG ATTACCCCGCAAGCCCTCCCAAGGTTGAGTCAGTCACTACCAATGGGGGCAGATGTAGGTTCAATCCTAATATTTATGCTTGTGGAAAAGTCTGCTT ATCTATTTTGGG TACTTGGCGTGGCGAGAGTGGAGAGCAATGGTCTTCAGCCCAAGGGCTGGAATCCATTTTGATTTCCATCCAGAGCCTGCTGTCGTCCAACCCGTACGAGAACGAACCCGGTTATGAGGACGCCAGGGCGGAGAGTGATTTAAGGGCAATGGATAAATATATTGAAAAG ATTCATCATGAATCCCTGCGTGTCTCTGTGGTTCAGCGTCTGGAGGACGCACTAGGAATACAGCCAGATGGTACTGTTATCTCGCCATCCGGCAATTTGTCGGACGAtccagatgaagatgaagacgaAAAACCACCATTTGAACCGTTTCACGATCTTTGCAAGAGACGCGTGCTTTGGTATTACGAATCATACATTAACataataaaagaacaagaaacCAAAAACTCCGTCGGGACGCGCTTTGAACGAATGCCTTTTGAGGGTGGTGGTAATACGATGGATGGGCGCTTCAACTATCCCGACCTTAAACAGCGCCTTGTTCGCATCAAAGATTGCATTATTCAGGAAACTGATGGTTGGGCGGCTGAAGGATTGAAAGCGAAATCCAACGATGCCAGGATATCCGTGAGTTTGCAACGACAATACGAGCAGATCACGGAAGACCTGAAAGCCAAAAATAATTTCACCGTCGATATCAGCCTTGAGGATGGCAACCCGTTTGTCTGGCAATTGACCTACTTTGGGCGGCCAATGACGCATCTTGATGGGGGTATTTTCCGTATCAAGATTTGCCTCAGCCCACATTTCCCAGAGGCCCAGCCTCGTGTCTTTGTGCAGACGTCTCTGTTCCATCATCGGGTCTCGAAAGATGGTGTCCTTTGTTACTTTTGCAGAAAGACAGAAGATATGAAATCCCATGTGGAGGCCATCGTGGCAGCTTTGGAGGATGAATCACCGCGATATGACCCGCGTGCGACAGTCAATCCAGAAGCTTCGAACTTATTCTGGGGCTCTCCGGACCAAAAGAAGCAATATACTCGTTTGCTTAGACGCTCAGTTCAGCGTAGTATTGA GGAATAA
- a CDS encoding uncharacterized protein (EggNog:ENOG410PRFI~COG:U), with protein MVVFSLVIINKAGGLIYQREFQAGLQKLSTNDYLVLAGTFHGVHAITRSLTPRIATGSPSTSTSTSSTTPTTHSTLPNPGLPKTGLEVLETEKFRLTCFQTITGTKFLLFTDPLMPNVDTLMRKVYELYADYVMKNPFYQIEMPVRCEAFDRHLGTWLRSRG; from the exons AT GGTCGTATTCTCGCTCGTCATCATCAACAAAGCCGGCGGCCTCATCTACCAGCGCGAGTTCCAAGCTGGGCTACAGAAACTCTCCACAAATGACTACCTTGTCCTAGCCGGTACCTTTCATGG CGTCCACGCCATCACACGCTCTCTCACACCGCGAATTGCTACCGGGTCGCCGTCAACATCTACATCGACCTCGAGCACGACGCCGACCACCCATTCCACCCTCCCCAACCCAGGCCTACCGAAAACTGGGCTCGAAGTGCTTGAAACGGAGAAATTCCGCCTGACATGTTTCCAGACCATCACCGGCACGAAGTTCTTGCTATTCACCGATCCATTGATGCCCAACGTTGATACGCTGATGCGCAAGGTCTACGAATTATACGCGGATTATGTGATGAAGAATCCGTTCTATCAGATCGAGATGCCGGTCAGGTGCGAGGCTTTCGACCGGCATTTGGGCACGTGGTTGAGAAGTCGAGGTTAA